A genomic region of Nymphaea colorata isolate Beijing-Zhang1983 chromosome 2, ASM883128v2, whole genome shotgun sequence contains the following coding sequences:
- the LOC116247638 gene encoding disease resistance protein RPV1-like isoform X2, with product MEIFAALFVVIATFLFGVFLQRIKDFLLEINVLGTLLRQLSGCLGETREKTETGEEAEPLTPLSPSPGSSGFEFEVFLSFRGEDTRKGFTRHLYDDLELRGISTFIDSEKLEKGEEINKLFEYIEMSKICVPIFSQRYAESKWCLKEITKSVELGKEMVPVFFGVEPSDVRNQNGCFKSAFKKHESNKKQDQEEVRKWKEALKKVGNLSGFNMKDMNWDEAKLRRAIVKRVLSKVNKKPLEVARHPIGIETRVQDVKKMLESGGNDHHVHVVGIHGMGGLGKTTIAKAVFNDLAEGFNGATCFLSNIREKSGQPNGLVALQKQVFREIFKDGNLFLSDVAHGVSLIKQRASRKRVLLILDDVDSVEQIDALAGGRDWFGAGSVIIITTRDEKVLQARRVKQHEIYKPRELNEAQSRELFMNHAFNSEQPEGEYLRLSKEVVAAAGGLPLTLEVLGSLLTFDMDVQEWKDTLQKLKMIPPSKVQQRLKLSYDGLDELEKEIFLDISCFFIGRDRENATYMWMDRSCFPNLAIKVLVQRSLIKIDKESQEFEMHDQIRDMGRAIVEEECSRKLHKKSRLWNSQETMSFLQKKVRRPIDAQGILIWPNVERFFQKCISAQWFEEMPNLRYLYAADVNFQGTYQHFPIDLKWLQLNNCFFDLPPSDFNLEDVVILDLYETNMVQILINQLPLRGMAFKKLKVLSIHGADIQFIPDFTDMSCLVKLTLENCPMLITIDESIGKLKKLTYLCIGKCEILEKLPDSISQLSSLEVLHISSCSKISSLPEGLEDLESLKKLKIDKASINVIPESVGGLTKLSELSVVDCTHCNVLPDSICQLSSLQVLNLEDCSGLGSLPEQLGDMGSLRQLHLSSTSIVKIPDSIGQLINLHELLMLHCEKLSRLPDTIFRLSSLEILNLGFCSSLACLPEHLGGMRSLRELHLDGTIIDKIPDSIGQLTNLCEIHMTWCQRLSMLPDSVCQLSNLEVLDLQRCMKLSSVPERLGEMKSLKKLDLSRTCIETIPNSIGQLINLHRLSVQYLECLRELPNSICQLCSLQYLNLQGCADLWSLPERLGDMDKLKYLILDDTRIQALPDSVGRLKNLQLLSLEGCKLLKALPNSIGRLSSLRALKISGTSLKGCENDISHLATINELTCSSFELLGLCKKLCKALKRLRLIDVVIKELPDFVGEMENLEELLLECEMLRALPNWISLCFKKLTRLEIRSKNLKALPDCIGSLKQLERLTLKCENLDALPNSIGSLKQMQQLELNCANLEALPDSIGELGNIYSFKIESASLKALPNSIVSLGRIHYLHLRCMSLDSIPDYVGGLKELYCFEVMSNSLKVLPQSIGSLKSIRTLILNCPNLEILYDSIGELKGLSHFEVVSHVLEYLPHSIGSITGIQSLSLRCVNLEALPDSMETLESLDFLELHCDNFTAPPDFIGRLENLESFSFKSKNLKYLHATIDESLGRLNTLSLSGCENLEVLVAASIQQTGLSRLSSLESLHLDNCKKLQCIPQLPSSLLLLDASGCTNLTTISDVSDLKNLEKLILGGCKLLEDVCGLENISSNLKTLEMPGPCDFIECCHLSHEFRNKVFKEMTFDSLRRFKMSGSLVRGSATGQQQLHFMLPRLRFSWLRRARLTLGLDQVLSPMHVVIMADNSLVFEKIVRCADEVELNLREESMVKSGKGEGEHCYTVQVTTEASQLQNVWAVLEHRSGWY from the exons ATGGAGATATTTGCAGCTTTATTCGTAGTCATTGCCACCTTTCTCTTTGGTGTCTTCCTCCAAAGAATCAAGGATTTCCTCCTGGAAATTAATGTCCTGGGAACACTTTTGAGGCAACTTTCTGGCTGCCTTggagaaacaagagaaaaaacgGAGACAGGGGAAGAGGCGGAGCCATTAACACCTTTATCGCCCTCACCTGGAAGTAGTGGATTCGAGTTCGAAGTGTTTCTTAGCTTCAGAGGCGAGGACACCAGGAAGGGCTTCACTAGGCATCTCTATGATGACCTTGAACTGCGTGGCATTTCCACCTTCATAGACAGTGAGAAGTTGGAAAAAGGGGAGGAGATCAACAAGCTGTTCGAATACATAGAGATGTCCAAGATCTGCGTTCCTATCTTCTCCCAACGTTATGCAGAATCAAAATGGTGTTTGAAAGAGATCACCAAAAGCGTGGAGCTTGGGAAGGAGATGGTTCCGGTGTTCTTCGGTGTGGAACCTTCGGATGTTCGCAACCAGAACGGCTGCTTCAAATCTGCATTTAAGAAGCATGAATCCAACAAGAAGCAGGACCAGGAAGAGGTGAGGAAATGGAAGGAAGCATTGAAGAAGGTCGGAAATCTCTCTGGGTTCAATATGAAGGACATGAACTG GGATGAGGCAAAACTAAGGCGTGCAATCGTCAAGCGAGTACTCAGTAAAGTAAACAAGAAGCCACTCGAAGTTGCAAGGCATCCAATTGGAATTGAGACTCGCGTTCAAGACGTGAAGAAAATGTTAGAGAGTGGAGGCAATGATCATCATGTTCATGTGGTTGGAATCCACGGTATGGGGGGGCTTGGAAAGACGACGATTGCCAAGGCTGTTTTCAACGACTTAGCGGAAGGGTTTAATGGCGCcacttgttttctttcaaatataaGGGAAAAATCCGGACAACCCAATGGATTGGTCGCCTTACAGAAGCAGGTCTTTCGTGAAATTTTCAAAGACGGAAATTTATTTTTAAGCGATGTTGCACATGGAGTAAGCTTGATCAAACAAAGGGCCAGTCGTAAAAGAGTTCTGCTTATCTTAGATGATGTTGATTCGGTAGAACAAATTGATGCACTGGCTGGTGGGAGAGATTGGTTTGGCGCCGGAAGCGTGATCATCATCACAACCAGAGATGAGAAGGTACTGCAAGCCCGCAGAGTGAAACAGCACGAAATTTACAAGCCACGGGAACTAAATGAAGCTCAGTCGCGGGAGCTATTCATGAATCACGCATTTAATAGCGAACAACCGGAAGGGGAGTATCTCCGATTATCAAAGGAAGTTGTTGCAGCAGCTGGTGGGCTACCGTTAACCCTTGAAGTGCTCGGATCGCTTTTAACTTTTGACATGGACGTACAAGAATGGAAAGATACATTGCAGAAACTGAAGATGATTCCCCCCAGTAAAGTCCAACAGAGGTTGAAGCTGAGCTATGATGGATTAGATGAGTTAGAGAAGGAAATATTTCTAGATATTTCGTGTTTTTTTATTGGTCGGGACAGAGAAAATGCGACTTACATGTGGATGGACCGCTCCTGCTTCCCAAATTTAGCAATTAAGGTGCTTGTTCAACGATCTCTCATAAAGATAGATAAGGAAAGCCAAGAGTTTGAGATGCATGATCAAATAAGAGACATGGGAAGGGCCATAGTTGAAGAAGAATGCTCTCGAAAGCTTCATAAGAAGAGTAGACTGTGGAATTCTCAAGAGACTATGAGTTTTCTACAAAAAAAG GTACGAAGGCCTATTGATGCTCAAGGGATTCTCATTTGGCCAAATGTTGAAAGGTTTTTCCAGAAATGTATTAGTGCCCAATGGTTTGAAGAAATGCCCAACCTGAGATATCTTTATGCTGCAGATGTAAACTTCCAAGGCACATACCAACATTTTCCTATAGATTTGAAATGGTTGCAGTTGAACAATTGCTTCTTTGACTTGCCACCATCTGATTTTAATCTTGAGGATGTCGTCATCCTTGACCTCTATGAAACTAACATGGTCCAAATTCTTATAAACCAATTGCCACTTAGAGGAATG gcttttaaaaaattgaaagttctCTCAATTCATGGAGCAGACATACAGTTTATCCCTGATTTCACAGATATGTCATGCCTGGTGAAATTGACACTTGAAAATTGTCCAATGTTGATTACAATTGATGAATCAATTGGGAAACTCAAGAAGCTGACATATTTGTGTATAGGAAAATGTGAGATCCTAGAGAAGCTACCAGATTCAATTAGTCAATTGAGTTCACTTGAAGTCCTTCATATTAGTTCCTGTTCCAAAATTTCCTCTTTGCCAGAAGGATTAGAGGATTTGGAGTCACTTAAGAAGCTTAAGATTGACAAAGCAAGTATCAACGTTATTCCTGAATCAGTCGGAGGGCTTACAAAACTTAGTGAGTTGTCTGTGGTTGACTGCACACATTGCAATGTGCTACCTGATTCTATTTGTCAGTTAAGTTCTCTTCAAGTCCTTAACCTTGAAGATTGTTCTGGTTTGGGTTCTCTGCCTGAGCAGTTGGGAGACATGGGATCACTTAGGCAACTTCATCTTAGTTCAACAAGTATAGTCAAGATACCTGATTCAATAGGTCAACTTATTAACTTGCATGAGCTACTTATGTTGCACTGTGAAAAACTGTCAAGATTACCAGATACCATTTTCCGGTTAAGTTCTCTTGAGATTCTTAACCTTGGATTTTGTTCTAGTTTGGCTTGTTTGCCAGAGCATTTGGGAGGCATGAGATCACTCAGGGAGCTTCATCTTGATGGAACAATTATAGACAAAATACCTGATTCAATAGGTCAACTTACAAACTTGTGTGAGATACACATGACATGGTGTCAAAGACTGTCAATGTTACCAGATTCAGTCTGTCAGTTAAGTAATCTTGAAGTGCTTGATTTGCAACGGTGTATGAAACTTTCATCTGTGCCGGAACGACTAGGAGAGATGAAGTCTTTAAAGAAGCTTGACCTCTCCCGGACATGCATTGAGACCATACCTAATTCAATTGGACAGCTTATCAACCTCCATCGGCTATCGGTGCAGTATTTAGAATGCTTGAGAGAGCTGCCAAATTCCATTTGCCAATTATGTTCACTACAATACCTCAACCTCCAAGGATGTGCTGATCTTTGGTCCTTGCCAGAAAGATTAGGGGATATGGACAAACTGAAGTACCTTATTCTTGATGATACAAGAATACAGGCATTACCTGATTCAGTTGGACGACTTAAAAACCTTCAACTGCTATCTCTGGAAGGCTGCAAACTCCTAAAAGCATTACCTAATTCTATTGGAAGATTGAGTTCCTTACGAGCGCTCAAAATATCTGGGACAAGCTTAAAGGGCTGTGAGAATGATATTTCTCATCTTGCAACCATCAATGAATTAACGTGTTCGTCTTTTGAGCTGCTTGGCTTGtgcaaaaaattatgcaaagcCTTGAAACGTCTTCGCTTGATCGATGTTGTAATTAAAGAGCTGCCTGATTTTGTTGGAGAGATGGAAAACCTCGAGGAGCTGCTGCTAGAATGTGAAATGCTCAGAGCCTTGCCTAATTGGATCAGCCTATGCTTCAAAAAGCTTACAAGATTGGAGATTAGGAGCAAGAATCTAAAAGCTCTGCCTGACTGCATTGGATCACTCAAACAGCTTGAAAGATTGACTTTGAAGTGTGAGAACCTTGATGCTTTGCCCAACTCGATTGGGTCACTGAAACAAATGCAGCAGTTGGAATTGAATTGTGCAAACCTTGAAGCTCTTCCTGATTCCATTGGAGAGCTGGGAAATATTTACAGCTTCAAAATCGAATCAGCAAGTCTGAAAGCCCTTCCAAACTCGATTGTATCACTAGGAAGGATTCACTATTTGCATCTCCGTTGCATGAGCCTGGACTCTATACCTGATTATGTTGGAGGGTTGAAAGAGCTTTATTGCTTCGAAGTGATGTCTAACAGTCTTAAAGTTCTGCCCCAATCCATTGGGTCACTGAAAAGCATTAGGACTTTAATATTGAACTGTCCAAACCTTGAGATTTTATATGATTCTATTGGAGAATTGAAAGGTCTTTCCCACTTTGAAGTGGTCTCTCATGTTCTTGAATATTTGCCTCACTCTATTGGCTCCATAACTGGGATCCAGAGCTTGTCACTAAGGTGTGTGAACCTTGAAGCTTTGCCTGACTCTATGGAAACATTGGAAAGTCTTGACTTCTTAGAACTGCATTGCGACAATTTCACAGCACCACCTGATTTCATTGGACGGTTGGAAAATCTGGAGAGCTTCTCTTTCAAGAGCAAGAACCTAAAGTACTTGCATGCAACAATTGATGAGTCATTGGGAAGACTTAATACTCTATCGCTAAGTGGTTGTGAGAACTTGGAAGTCCTGGTGGCTGCCTCTATCCAACAAACAGGTTTGTCTCGCCTCTCATCCTTAGAGTCACTGCATTTGGACAACTGCAAGAAACTTCAGTGTATTCCTCAGCTTCCCTCTTCTTTACTCTTGCTTGATGCTTCTGGATGCACCAATTTGACAACAATATCAGATGTTTCAGACTTGAAAAATTTGGAGAAGTTGATTTTGGGTGGCTGTAAGTTGCTTGAAGATGTGTGTGGccttgaaaatatttcaagcaACTTGAAAACGCTGGAAATGCCTGGTCCTTGTGATTTCATAGAGTGTTGCCATCTTAGTCATGAATTCAGAAATAAAGTGTTCAAG GAGATGACTTTTGACAGTTTAAGAAGGTTCAAAATGTCGGGGTCTCTGGTGCGAGGATCAGCAACAGGGCAGCAGCAGTTGCATTTCATGCTACCAAGATTGAGATTTAGTTGGCTGAGAAGAGCACGCCTGACGCTGGGGCTGGACCAGGTTCTCTCACCCATGCATGTAGTGATCATGGCCGACAATTCtcttgtgtttgagaaaatcgTTCGATGCGCCGATGAGGTCGAATTGAACTTGAGAGAGGAGAGCATGGTAAAGAgtgggaagggagagggggagcattGCTATACAGTACAGGTGACAACGGAAGCATCCCAACTGCAAAATGTCTGGGCAGTTCTTGAGCACAGGAGTGGCTGGTATTAG
- the LOC116247638 gene encoding disease resistance protein RPV1-like isoform X1 encodes MEIFAALFVVIATFLFGVFLQRIKDFLLEINVLGTLLRQLSGCLGETREKTETGEEAEPLTPLSPSPGSSGFEFEVFLSFRGEDTRKGFTRHLYDDLELRGISTFIDSEKLEKGEEINKLFEYIEMSKICVPIFSQRYAESKWCLKEITKSVELGKEMVPVFFGVEPSDVRNQNGCFKSAFKKHESNKKQDQEEVRKWKEALKKVGNLSGFNMKDMNWYRDEAKLRRAIVKRVLSKVNKKPLEVARHPIGIETRVQDVKKMLESGGNDHHVHVVGIHGMGGLGKTTIAKAVFNDLAEGFNGATCFLSNIREKSGQPNGLVALQKQVFREIFKDGNLFLSDVAHGVSLIKQRASRKRVLLILDDVDSVEQIDALAGGRDWFGAGSVIIITTRDEKVLQARRVKQHEIYKPRELNEAQSRELFMNHAFNSEQPEGEYLRLSKEVVAAAGGLPLTLEVLGSLLTFDMDVQEWKDTLQKLKMIPPSKVQQRLKLSYDGLDELEKEIFLDISCFFIGRDRENATYMWMDRSCFPNLAIKVLVQRSLIKIDKESQEFEMHDQIRDMGRAIVEEECSRKLHKKSRLWNSQETMSFLQKKVRRPIDAQGILIWPNVERFFQKCISAQWFEEMPNLRYLYAADVNFQGTYQHFPIDLKWLQLNNCFFDLPPSDFNLEDVVILDLYETNMVQILINQLPLRGMAFKKLKVLSIHGADIQFIPDFTDMSCLVKLTLENCPMLITIDESIGKLKKLTYLCIGKCEILEKLPDSISQLSSLEVLHISSCSKISSLPEGLEDLESLKKLKIDKASINVIPESVGGLTKLSELSVVDCTHCNVLPDSICQLSSLQVLNLEDCSGLGSLPEQLGDMGSLRQLHLSSTSIVKIPDSIGQLINLHELLMLHCEKLSRLPDTIFRLSSLEILNLGFCSSLACLPEHLGGMRSLRELHLDGTIIDKIPDSIGQLTNLCEIHMTWCQRLSMLPDSVCQLSNLEVLDLQRCMKLSSVPERLGEMKSLKKLDLSRTCIETIPNSIGQLINLHRLSVQYLECLRELPNSICQLCSLQYLNLQGCADLWSLPERLGDMDKLKYLILDDTRIQALPDSVGRLKNLQLLSLEGCKLLKALPNSIGRLSSLRALKISGTSLKGCENDISHLATINELTCSSFELLGLCKKLCKALKRLRLIDVVIKELPDFVGEMENLEELLLECEMLRALPNWISLCFKKLTRLEIRSKNLKALPDCIGSLKQLERLTLKCENLDALPNSIGSLKQMQQLELNCANLEALPDSIGELGNIYSFKIESASLKALPNSIVSLGRIHYLHLRCMSLDSIPDYVGGLKELYCFEVMSNSLKVLPQSIGSLKSIRTLILNCPNLEILYDSIGELKGLSHFEVVSHVLEYLPHSIGSITGIQSLSLRCVNLEALPDSMETLESLDFLELHCDNFTAPPDFIGRLENLESFSFKSKNLKYLHATIDESLGRLNTLSLSGCENLEVLVAASIQQTGLSRLSSLESLHLDNCKKLQCIPQLPSSLLLLDASGCTNLTTISDVSDLKNLEKLILGGCKLLEDVCGLENISSNLKTLEMPGPCDFIECCHLSHEFRNKVFKEMTFDSLRRFKMSGSLVRGSATGQQQLHFMLPRLRFSWLRRARLTLGLDQVLSPMHVVIMADNSLVFEKIVRCADEVELNLREESMVKSGKGEGEHCYTVQVTTEASQLQNVWAVLEHRSGWY; translated from the exons ATGGAGATATTTGCAGCTTTATTCGTAGTCATTGCCACCTTTCTCTTTGGTGTCTTCCTCCAAAGAATCAAGGATTTCCTCCTGGAAATTAATGTCCTGGGAACACTTTTGAGGCAACTTTCTGGCTGCCTTggagaaacaagagaaaaaacgGAGACAGGGGAAGAGGCGGAGCCATTAACACCTTTATCGCCCTCACCTGGAAGTAGTGGATTCGAGTTCGAAGTGTTTCTTAGCTTCAGAGGCGAGGACACCAGGAAGGGCTTCACTAGGCATCTCTATGATGACCTTGAACTGCGTGGCATTTCCACCTTCATAGACAGTGAGAAGTTGGAAAAAGGGGAGGAGATCAACAAGCTGTTCGAATACATAGAGATGTCCAAGATCTGCGTTCCTATCTTCTCCCAACGTTATGCAGAATCAAAATGGTGTTTGAAAGAGATCACCAAAAGCGTGGAGCTTGGGAAGGAGATGGTTCCGGTGTTCTTCGGTGTGGAACCTTCGGATGTTCGCAACCAGAACGGCTGCTTCAAATCTGCATTTAAGAAGCATGAATCCAACAAGAAGCAGGACCAGGAAGAGGTGAGGAAATGGAAGGAAGCATTGAAGAAGGTCGGAAATCTCTCTGGGTTCAATATGAAGGACATGAACTGGTATAG GGATGAGGCAAAACTAAGGCGTGCAATCGTCAAGCGAGTACTCAGTAAAGTAAACAAGAAGCCACTCGAAGTTGCAAGGCATCCAATTGGAATTGAGACTCGCGTTCAAGACGTGAAGAAAATGTTAGAGAGTGGAGGCAATGATCATCATGTTCATGTGGTTGGAATCCACGGTATGGGGGGGCTTGGAAAGACGACGATTGCCAAGGCTGTTTTCAACGACTTAGCGGAAGGGTTTAATGGCGCcacttgttttctttcaaatataaGGGAAAAATCCGGACAACCCAATGGATTGGTCGCCTTACAGAAGCAGGTCTTTCGTGAAATTTTCAAAGACGGAAATTTATTTTTAAGCGATGTTGCACATGGAGTAAGCTTGATCAAACAAAGGGCCAGTCGTAAAAGAGTTCTGCTTATCTTAGATGATGTTGATTCGGTAGAACAAATTGATGCACTGGCTGGTGGGAGAGATTGGTTTGGCGCCGGAAGCGTGATCATCATCACAACCAGAGATGAGAAGGTACTGCAAGCCCGCAGAGTGAAACAGCACGAAATTTACAAGCCACGGGAACTAAATGAAGCTCAGTCGCGGGAGCTATTCATGAATCACGCATTTAATAGCGAACAACCGGAAGGGGAGTATCTCCGATTATCAAAGGAAGTTGTTGCAGCAGCTGGTGGGCTACCGTTAACCCTTGAAGTGCTCGGATCGCTTTTAACTTTTGACATGGACGTACAAGAATGGAAAGATACATTGCAGAAACTGAAGATGATTCCCCCCAGTAAAGTCCAACAGAGGTTGAAGCTGAGCTATGATGGATTAGATGAGTTAGAGAAGGAAATATTTCTAGATATTTCGTGTTTTTTTATTGGTCGGGACAGAGAAAATGCGACTTACATGTGGATGGACCGCTCCTGCTTCCCAAATTTAGCAATTAAGGTGCTTGTTCAACGATCTCTCATAAAGATAGATAAGGAAAGCCAAGAGTTTGAGATGCATGATCAAATAAGAGACATGGGAAGGGCCATAGTTGAAGAAGAATGCTCTCGAAAGCTTCATAAGAAGAGTAGACTGTGGAATTCTCAAGAGACTATGAGTTTTCTACAAAAAAAG GTACGAAGGCCTATTGATGCTCAAGGGATTCTCATTTGGCCAAATGTTGAAAGGTTTTTCCAGAAATGTATTAGTGCCCAATGGTTTGAAGAAATGCCCAACCTGAGATATCTTTATGCTGCAGATGTAAACTTCCAAGGCACATACCAACATTTTCCTATAGATTTGAAATGGTTGCAGTTGAACAATTGCTTCTTTGACTTGCCACCATCTGATTTTAATCTTGAGGATGTCGTCATCCTTGACCTCTATGAAACTAACATGGTCCAAATTCTTATAAACCAATTGCCACTTAGAGGAATG gcttttaaaaaattgaaagttctCTCAATTCATGGAGCAGACATACAGTTTATCCCTGATTTCACAGATATGTCATGCCTGGTGAAATTGACACTTGAAAATTGTCCAATGTTGATTACAATTGATGAATCAATTGGGAAACTCAAGAAGCTGACATATTTGTGTATAGGAAAATGTGAGATCCTAGAGAAGCTACCAGATTCAATTAGTCAATTGAGTTCACTTGAAGTCCTTCATATTAGTTCCTGTTCCAAAATTTCCTCTTTGCCAGAAGGATTAGAGGATTTGGAGTCACTTAAGAAGCTTAAGATTGACAAAGCAAGTATCAACGTTATTCCTGAATCAGTCGGAGGGCTTACAAAACTTAGTGAGTTGTCTGTGGTTGACTGCACACATTGCAATGTGCTACCTGATTCTATTTGTCAGTTAAGTTCTCTTCAAGTCCTTAACCTTGAAGATTGTTCTGGTTTGGGTTCTCTGCCTGAGCAGTTGGGAGACATGGGATCACTTAGGCAACTTCATCTTAGTTCAACAAGTATAGTCAAGATACCTGATTCAATAGGTCAACTTATTAACTTGCATGAGCTACTTATGTTGCACTGTGAAAAACTGTCAAGATTACCAGATACCATTTTCCGGTTAAGTTCTCTTGAGATTCTTAACCTTGGATTTTGTTCTAGTTTGGCTTGTTTGCCAGAGCATTTGGGAGGCATGAGATCACTCAGGGAGCTTCATCTTGATGGAACAATTATAGACAAAATACCTGATTCAATAGGTCAACTTACAAACTTGTGTGAGATACACATGACATGGTGTCAAAGACTGTCAATGTTACCAGATTCAGTCTGTCAGTTAAGTAATCTTGAAGTGCTTGATTTGCAACGGTGTATGAAACTTTCATCTGTGCCGGAACGACTAGGAGAGATGAAGTCTTTAAAGAAGCTTGACCTCTCCCGGACATGCATTGAGACCATACCTAATTCAATTGGACAGCTTATCAACCTCCATCGGCTATCGGTGCAGTATTTAGAATGCTTGAGAGAGCTGCCAAATTCCATTTGCCAATTATGTTCACTACAATACCTCAACCTCCAAGGATGTGCTGATCTTTGGTCCTTGCCAGAAAGATTAGGGGATATGGACAAACTGAAGTACCTTATTCTTGATGATACAAGAATACAGGCATTACCTGATTCAGTTGGACGACTTAAAAACCTTCAACTGCTATCTCTGGAAGGCTGCAAACTCCTAAAAGCATTACCTAATTCTATTGGAAGATTGAGTTCCTTACGAGCGCTCAAAATATCTGGGACAAGCTTAAAGGGCTGTGAGAATGATATTTCTCATCTTGCAACCATCAATGAATTAACGTGTTCGTCTTTTGAGCTGCTTGGCTTGtgcaaaaaattatgcaaagcCTTGAAACGTCTTCGCTTGATCGATGTTGTAATTAAAGAGCTGCCTGATTTTGTTGGAGAGATGGAAAACCTCGAGGAGCTGCTGCTAGAATGTGAAATGCTCAGAGCCTTGCCTAATTGGATCAGCCTATGCTTCAAAAAGCTTACAAGATTGGAGATTAGGAGCAAGAATCTAAAAGCTCTGCCTGACTGCATTGGATCACTCAAACAGCTTGAAAGATTGACTTTGAAGTGTGAGAACCTTGATGCTTTGCCCAACTCGATTGGGTCACTGAAACAAATGCAGCAGTTGGAATTGAATTGTGCAAACCTTGAAGCTCTTCCTGATTCCATTGGAGAGCTGGGAAATATTTACAGCTTCAAAATCGAATCAGCAAGTCTGAAAGCCCTTCCAAACTCGATTGTATCACTAGGAAGGATTCACTATTTGCATCTCCGTTGCATGAGCCTGGACTCTATACCTGATTATGTTGGAGGGTTGAAAGAGCTTTATTGCTTCGAAGTGATGTCTAACAGTCTTAAAGTTCTGCCCCAATCCATTGGGTCACTGAAAAGCATTAGGACTTTAATATTGAACTGTCCAAACCTTGAGATTTTATATGATTCTATTGGAGAATTGAAAGGTCTTTCCCACTTTGAAGTGGTCTCTCATGTTCTTGAATATTTGCCTCACTCTATTGGCTCCATAACTGGGATCCAGAGCTTGTCACTAAGGTGTGTGAACCTTGAAGCTTTGCCTGACTCTATGGAAACATTGGAAAGTCTTGACTTCTTAGAACTGCATTGCGACAATTTCACAGCACCACCTGATTTCATTGGACGGTTGGAAAATCTGGAGAGCTTCTCTTTCAAGAGCAAGAACCTAAAGTACTTGCATGCAACAATTGATGAGTCATTGGGAAGACTTAATACTCTATCGCTAAGTGGTTGTGAGAACTTGGAAGTCCTGGTGGCTGCCTCTATCCAACAAACAGGTTTGTCTCGCCTCTCATCCTTAGAGTCACTGCATTTGGACAACTGCAAGAAACTTCAGTGTATTCCTCAGCTTCCCTCTTCTTTACTCTTGCTTGATGCTTCTGGATGCACCAATTTGACAACAATATCAGATGTTTCAGACTTGAAAAATTTGGAGAAGTTGATTTTGGGTGGCTGTAAGTTGCTTGAAGATGTGTGTGGccttgaaaatatttcaagcaACTTGAAAACGCTGGAAATGCCTGGTCCTTGTGATTTCATAGAGTGTTGCCATCTTAGTCATGAATTCAGAAATAAAGTGTTCAAG GAGATGACTTTTGACAGTTTAAGAAGGTTCAAAATGTCGGGGTCTCTGGTGCGAGGATCAGCAACAGGGCAGCAGCAGTTGCATTTCATGCTACCAAGATTGAGATTTAGTTGGCTGAGAAGAGCACGCCTGACGCTGGGGCTGGACCAGGTTCTCTCACCCATGCATGTAGTGATCATGGCCGACAATTCtcttgtgtttgagaaaatcgTTCGATGCGCCGATGAGGTCGAATTGAACTTGAGAGAGGAGAGCATGGTAAAGAgtgggaagggagagggggagcattGCTATACAGTACAGGTGACAACGGAAGCATCCCAACTGCAAAATGTCTGGGCAGTTCTTGAGCACAGGAGTGGCTGGTATTAG